The Sandaracinus amylolyticus genomic interval GGCGCCCGAGACGATCCCGCCCGACGCGCTGTTCGACGACGACAGCGACGAGGTCCAGGCGATCGGCGACGAGGACATGCGCGAGATGCTCGACACGATGCCGCCGGTCGACGCGCTCGACGACGCGCCGCGGATCGTGCCCGACGCGTTCGACGACACGACCGGGCGCGCGGCGCCGCGCGCGGACGCGTTCGACGACGTCACGGGGCGGCTCGTGCCGACGTTCCCCGACGCGTTCGACGACACGACGGGCAAGATGATGCCCGCCATCGCCGACGCGCTCGTCACCGAGATGCGCTACGACCGCGAGCTCGTGCAGACGGTCCCGCACGCGCGCATCACGACGACGCGCGACGGCGAGCGGCGCGCGCCGCAGGTGCCGACCGATCTCGGAGCGACGCCGCTCGACCCCGCGCCCGCCGCGCCGGCCGGCCCCGGCACGCACGCGCTGTCGTGGGACGACGACGAGGACAAGACGGTCGTGGGCCCGCGCGACGAGTGAGGAGCGCGCTGGAGGGACGAGGCGGTGCTCGCGATCCCGCGATCGGTCCGGACGCGTGGCGGGACTGGTGATCGCGAGCGGACGACGGGTGCGGACGCACGGCGGGAGCGGCGATCGCGATCCGACGATCGGTGGCGCCGGGTGGCGGGTGGCGCGATCGGGAGCCGATGACGGGCGCGGACGCGGGTCCGGACCGGTGATCACGATTCGAGGAGCGGTGCGGACACACGTCGGGGGCCGTGATCGGGCGACGAGGAGCGGTGCCGACGCGCGTCCGGTGCCGTGATCGGGAGTCGCCGGCCGGTGCCGCCACGCGTCCGGACCTCTCTCGGGGGGCGGACCGGCGCTGCGCTGCCGTTTCCTCAGTGATTTCGGGAGACGGACTCAACCTGGGTCGATTGGCGTGAGCCGCGATCGGGGACGTATGGAGGCACCCGCCGCGCGTCGCGGTCCCCACTCGCGGGCGTCCTCGGCCCCCGCGCTCGCCCGCTGGAAGCCGCGAGCGGTCCTCGCGCCTCCGTCCCGTCCGAGGGACGCACGTTCGAAGGTCGCGCGCACCTGCTGATCGGGAGACTCGGGCGCCTATATCCCACCTCGTGTGTGATCGAGCTCGGAGCGCCCATCGCCTGAATCGCGATGCCCGTGGGCACGGCGATTCGGTCGGCGCTCCCTCTGCGCGTGCGACGGCGCCGGTGCCGGTGCTCCTGCGCGTCGTGCGCACGCGTCCCGCGGTGATGGAGGTGTTGAGCCATGCAGCCCGCCCTCGACGTACGGGGGCTGATCCGGCCTCGTCGCGACGACGAGTTCTTCGGCGAGGTGATCGCCGGTCTCGGATCGCAGCCCAAGACGGTTCCTTCCAAGTGGCTCTGGGACGAACGCGGCGCGCGTCTCCACGAGCGCGTGCGCGACACGCCGGACCACTATCTCGCGCGCGCCGAGCGCTCGCTGCTCGATGCACACGGGCACGAGATCTCGCGCGAGCTCGGGCCGCGCTCGCTGCTCGTCGACGTCGCGCCGCGCGACGCGTCGCGCGTGCGAGCGTTGCTCGATCGGCTCGAGGAGCCGGTGGCGTACGTGCCGCTCGATCCGAGCACGACGCGCCTCGAAGAGCTCGCGCGTGCGCTCCGTCGCGACCACCGCGGGCTCGAGATCGCGCCGCTCGTCGCGGGCCACGCGCTGCCTCGCTCGACCGACCTGCGCGAGCGCATCGCGCGCATCGACGAGGGCAACGCGACGGTGTGGCTCGGTGATGCGCGCATCGGCGAGATCGCCCCGCACGACGCGGTCTCGATGCTCGCGCGCGCGGCGCTGCTCGCGGGCTCGCGCGGGCGCGTGCTCGTGTCGTTCGATCTGAAGAAGCCGAAGCGCGTCATCGAGGCCGCGTACCTCGATCGATCGGGCGCGAACGCCGCGTTCCATCGCAACGTGCTGGTGCGGATCAACCGCGAGATCGGCGCCACGTTCGACGTGACGCGCTTCTCGTTCCGCGCGCCGTACGATCCGATCCGCGGCCGCGTCGAGATGCGCCTCGTGAGCGAGTGCGCGCAGCACGTGCTCGTCGGTGGCTGCGAGATCGCGCTCGCGAAGGGCGAGTGGATCGTCGGCGGGCACGCGTACAAGTACGACGCTGCCGAGCTCACGTCGCTGGTGCGGCGCGCAGGGCTCGAGATCGTGCGCTCGTGGACCGATCCCGGGCGGCGGATGAGCCTCTGCCTGCTCGCGGCGCGCGGAGGCGGTCATGCGCGAGCGTGAGCGAAGGCAGCCGGGGCAGGGCCGCGGTCGCGAGCGGAAGATCGCGCGCACCGAGGTCGAAGGGCGCGAGCGCCTCGCGCGTCGCGTCGAGCGGCCGGTGGTGACGCGCGAGCCGGCGACCCCTGGGCGCACGCGGCGCGAGGACACGACGACCGAGCCCGTGAAGCCTGCGACGCGCGCGCGTCGCGGCACGCGTCCGGCGCGGCCGGCCACGGCGCGCGCGCCGTCGCCCGCGGAGAAGACGAACGAGGAAGGCGAGCACGAGGAGCGCGAGGAGCCGAAGGTCACTGCACGCAGAGCTCGGCCGCGTGCACCGCGAGGGACCCCGAACCGGAGTGGGCGTAGATCTGGATCGCCGTGAGCGACGGCTGATCGCTCGGCGTGACGTAGTCGGTCCAGTCGACGTCGTACCAGTCGTACGTCCAGTCGTTGTCGACGGGCCCGCGCGTGGTCTCGCCGTGGATCGGGGACCACGCGCGGATGCTCGTCGACGACGACGTCGCGTACGAGCGCGCCTGCACCCAGAGCGTCGCGCTCGTGAACGAGAGGCCCGCGACCGAGTAGCGCACGCGCAGATAGGGCGACGAGGTCCCGAGCGCGACGGCGTATCCGCTCATGACCGGCTCGACCGTGCCGGTGCCGAACGACACGACGCGCGCCTCGCACGCACTGCCCGGCGCGAGCGAGTACGAGCAGCTCGCGTCCCACACGTCGATGCGCGGCGAGGACGAGCCATCGAAGTGGAGCCGGAACACCGTCCATCCGGGCCCGTTCGCACACGGCACCGAGAGCCCCGGCGGCGGCGTCGGGCCGGCATCGGACCCTGAGCCTGCGTCCGCGATCGCACCGGCGTCGATCGCGCTCGCATCCTCGCTCACGCTCGCGTCTGCGCTCGCATCGTCGCTGACGCTCGCATCTGTGCTCGCATCGTCGCTGACGCTCGCATCTGCGCTCGCGTCCTCGCTCATGCTCGCGTCCTCGCCGACGCTCGCATCTGCGGTCGCGCTCGCATCGCTCGATGCGGCATCGCTCGCGGCCCGCGCGTCCCTGCCCGCGTCGAGCTCGACCGCCGAGCGCTCGTTGCATCCCGCGCAGAGCGCGAGCACCGCGATCACCGTGGAGAACGAGCGCATGACGCTCATCCTACGCGGACCGCGGCGTCGTCTCTCCCGTCAGCGCCGCAGGCGCTCGACCAGCATCGCGTAGCTGCGCCCGAGCTCCTGCACGAGCTGCGTCGCCGCGCGATGTCGCTCGGGATCGCCCGCGTGCTTCTGCGGGTCGTACTTCGCGACGAGCGCTTTGTACGCCGTCTCGACCTGCGCGAGCGTCGCGCCCGGCTTGAGCTCGAGCGCCGCGTAGTGCCGCGCGAGATCCACGCGCTCCGCGGCCTGCGCGACCCACGACGACGGCTCGCCGCCGCTCTCCTCGCGCGCCGTCTGACGCTCGAAGCGCGCGAGCATCTGCCGCTCCGCGTCGGTGATCGGCGCCTCGGGCCGCCGCGCCGCCGCCCGCAATCGACGCCGGCGCTGCAGCTCCTCGTCCAGCTCGCGATCGCTCATCTCCGCGAGCGGCTTCGGCAGCCCGAGCCCGTCAGTCATGCGCTCTCGTTCCCTCCGCCGCCGGTCATCGGCGACGTGAGCAGTCGCTCGATCAGGTGCTGCGAGTACTGGCTCAGCTCGCGGAACACGACGCCCATGCCCGACGGATCGTGCTGCACGCGGACAACCTCGCCGATGCCCTCGATCGTCTCGATGTCGTCCATGATCACCGTGAACTTCAGGTTCACGCGGGTGCCGACCGGAAGCGGCTGCTTGCTCTTCACGAACACGCCGGAGCGCGAGATGTTCGTCACGTACTCCTGGATGAACGCGTCGAAGCTCTCGAACTCCTTGTTGATCGTCACGCGCTCCGAGGTGCGCTGATCGTCGCTCTCCGCCTCCGGCTTCTTCGACATCACCCCTCCGCGAGCTCCTCGCGCGCGCTCCCCAGCATCACGAGCCGCTCAGATCGAACTGCTCCAGATGATAGTCCTTCCGCGCCTGCATGACGATCTGTCGTGCGTAGCGCGCGCTGGCCTTCACGAGCGCGTCCTTCTGCTCGCGCTGCATCGCGTCGACGACCGCGGGATGCGCGTTCACGACGACCTTGAAGCCCGGCAGCGAGTCCTTCTCGCGCCGGATCTGCCGCAGGATCTCGTGGCAGATCGTCGTCTTGCTCTGCAGCTGCCCGGTGCCGTCGCAGTAGAAGCACGGCTCGTAGAGCGTGCGACCGAGCGACTCGCGCGTGCGCTTGCGCGTCATCTCGACGAGGCCGAGCTCGCTGATGCGCACGACCGTCGTCTTCGCCTTGTCGTTCTTCAGCGCGGCGACGAGCGCCTTGTAGACCTTGTCGCGGTGTGACGACCTCTCCATGTCGATGAAGTCGAGCACGATGAGCCCGCCGAGGTTCCGGAACCGCAGCTGGTACGGGATCTCCTTCGCGGCCTCGAGGTTCGTCTGGAGGATCGTCTCCTCCACGTCCTTGCCCTTGCCGGTGAAGCGACCGGTGTTGACGTCGATCGCGGTCAGCGCCTCGGCCTGATCGATGATCAGATAGCCGCCGCTCGGAAGCGGCACCTTGCGCGAGAGCGAGCGCGCGATCTCGTCCTCGATGCCGAACTCGTCGAAGATCGGATCGGAGCCGCTGTAGAGCTCGATGTCGCCGGCGCGCTCGGGCATGAACGCTTCGACGAACTGCATGAGCCGCAGGTACTCCTCGCGATCGTCGATCACGATCTTGCCCACGTCCTCCGTGAGCAGATCGCGCGCGGTGCGCAGGATGATGTCGAGCTCGCTGTAGAGCAGCTGCGGCGCCTTGCGCGCCGACTTCTGCTTGTCCGCGATGCCCTCCCACGTCTTCACGAGGTAGCCGACGTCCGCCTTGAGGCCGCCCTTCGTCAGCCCCGCCGCGACGGTGCGCACGATGAGCCCGCCGTGCGGCGGCTTCACCCCGTCGATCACCTCGCGCAGGCGCTTGCGCTCCTTGTCGTTGCCGATCCGCTTGCTCACGCCGACGTGATCGATCGTCGGCATGTAGACGACGAAGCGACCGGGCAGCGAGACGTGGCTCGTGACGCGCGCGCCCTTCGTGCTGATCGGCCCTTTGCTGACCTGCACGACGATGTGCTGACCTTCCTTCAGCACGTCGCGGATGGGCGTCTTGCGGGAGAGGCGCTCGTCCTTCTTGGACTTCTGCTTGTCCTTCGCGCCGCCCTCCGAGGAGCCTTCTTCCTCGTCGTCGTCGTGGCCGTTGTCCTTGTCGCCGACGAGCTTCTCGAAGTCGGCCTGCGGGATCACGTCCTCGACGTGCAGGAACGCCGCGCGGTCGAGCCCGACGTCGACGAACGCGGCCTGCATGCCCGGGAGCACGCGGGTGACTTTGCCGAGGTAGATGTTCCCGACCGGGCTCCGGTCGCGCTCTCGCTCGACGTAGATCTCGGCGAGGATGCCGTTCTCGATCAGGGCGACGCGGGTCTCACCGACGTCGACGCTGATCACGATCGTGTTCTGCGCCATCTGGCGGGGTTCCTTTCCCCGAGGCGCGGATGCTCCCGATGCGTTCGTACCGAGCTGACCCTTTCGGGCAGCGCGACGACCGCGCGAGCGCGCGGCTTCCGACTTTCCGAGCGGCGCTCCGCTCCTTCCGGAGCGGGCCGTGGGGCTGACCCCACGGCTCTCGCCTCGAGATCGAGGCGGAGCGCGACGCGACTGCGAAGACGAAACCGAGCGAACGCGAAGCCTTCGCCGGGCGCTTCCTCGAACGACGAGGAGTGGGCGCCGTCGGACCGGGGCTCCGCCTCGGGCAGCGACTCAGCTGGGGCCGAAGATCGCTTCGATCTCCAGGCGGACCTTGTCTTCGCTCTTGCCGCGGGCCACCGCGATCTCCTTCACGATGAGACCGCGAGCCTTCTCGAGCATCTGGCGCTCGCCGAAGCTGAGCGCCTTGTTCGCACGGAGCCGCGAGAGATCGCGCAGCACCTCGGCCACGTCGAACACCGAGCCCGTCTTGATCTTGTCCATGAAACCGCGGTAGCGGCGGTTCCAGGTCTGGTTGTCGAAGGGGACTTCCTTGACCTTGAGGATCCGGAAGATCTCCTTGATCTCCTTGTCGCTGATCGGCTTGCGCAGACCGATGTTCTGCGCGTTCAGCACCGGGACCATGATCTTGTGGTCCGTGTCGAGGAGGCGCAGGACGTAGAAGCGCTGGCGGTTGCCGGCGATGTCCTTCTCCTCGATCGAGACGACCTCGGCCACGCCGCGCGCGGGATAGACCGCCTTGTCGCCGATCTTGAATTCCTGACTACTCGAGGCGCTTCCCTGCTTGCTGGAGGCAGAGTTGCTCGGGGTGGCAGAGGTGCTGGGGGTGGTAGAGCGGGCGGCAGCCACCGGGGCGGTGGTGCGGGCCTTCACCTCGACCTGCTTGCGGGCCTGCATGAGGACTCCTTCGCTGCGAGCCTGGAGCCGGCCTGCGCTTCGTCTCCGGAGCTGCGCTTCCTGCGAAGGAAGAGGAGCGTCTGGATGAGAAGCCCCGAGACCGAGCATGCCCGGTCATCGGGAGAGTTCCGACCCAACCGTAGAGGCAGGCCGCCACAGCGGGGAAGGAGCAGGTCGGCAGAAACCGATGCGCCGAAGAACGACGCGGGGGCGGATGGTATTCGGCCCCCCCGGGCGGGTCAATGCGACCCGCCTCGGAAAACGGGGAAACCCCGTTCGGAAGGTATGGACATGGAGCCGTCGGCAGTGATACGGAAGTCCACCATGTCCTCGCTCGAACTCGACGGCCGGTACCAGCGTGATGCGGCTGCGCTTGCTCAGGCGCGCACCATCGGAGCCAACAAGAGCTTCATCCTCCTGTTCACGATCTGCGTGCTGGTCGGCCTCACGGGCCTGCTGGTCGTCGGCGTGAGCGGCATGTGGGGCTGGATCACCGTCGCGGCGCTCGGCGTGATCGGCGGCGCGGGCGCGTTCAGCGGGAAGATGGACGAGCTGATGACCCTCGGCGTGGCGCTGATCGCGGGGCTCACGGGCATCCTCTCGATCATCGTGACCGCGTACGTGATCCTCGGCATCCGCGGCTGAGCTCGCTCGACCCGAGCGTGCCGCCCGCGATCTCGGAGCTCGACGGCGACACCGCGATCGAGCCGATCGGCCCTCTCCACGAGGGCCGATCGCGCTTCGCGACGACGTTGACCGATCGCTGGAGCATCGGGACCGCGCCCAACGGCGGATATCTCGCGGTGGTCGCGGCGCGCGCGCTCGGCGCGGTGTTGCCGCACCCCGACCCGTTCAGCGCGAGCACGCACTTCCTCTCTCCGGCCCGCCCCGGGCCCGCGGAGATCGCGGTCGAGATCGTGCGCGCGGGCAAGGGCCACTCGACCGGCGAGGCGCGGCTCTTCCAAGAAGGGCGCGAGGTGCTCCGGATGATCGCGACGTTCGGCGATCTCGGTGCGCTCGACGCCAGCGCGCCCACCGCGGTCACGAGCGCGCCGCCCGAGCTGCCGCCGATCGAGTCGTGTGAGCGATCGCGCCCCGCCCCGAGCGTCGCGTCGATCGGAGAGCGGCTCGACATCGCGATCGCGCCCGGGACGCTGAGCTGGCTGAGCGGTGCGCACAACGAGCGCGCCGAGCTCGCGGGCTGGGTGCGGCTGCGCGACGGTCGCGCGCCGGACGCGCTCTCGCTCTTGTTCTTCGCGGACGCGTTTCCGCCGCCGGTGCTCAACCTCAGCGTGGTGCGCACGCCGTGGGTGCCGACGCTCGAGCTCACCGTGCACGTGCGCGCGCGGCCCGCGCCGGGATGGCTGCGCGCGTCGTTCCGCACGCGCGCGCTGATGCACGGGTATCTCGAGGAAGACGGAGAGATCTGGGACGAGCAGGGCACGCTCGTCGCGATGTCGCGGCAGCTCGCGCGCGTGCAACGTTTCTAGGAGCGAGATGACGTTCAAGACCAGCATGCGCGTGCGCTTCGGCGACGAGGATCACGCGCGGATCGTCTACTACCCGAAGTTCTTCCACTTCTTCCACGTGGCGTTCGAGGACTTCTTCGACCGCCAGGGGATGCCCTATCGCGACTGCCTCGACGAGGGCGTCGGCTGGCCCGCCGTGCACGCCGAGGCGGACTACCGGCGACCGGTGCGCTTCGGCGACGATCTCGACTTCGAGGTGAGCGTGACGAGCTTGAGCAAGCGCTCGGCGACGTTCCGCTACGTCGGCACGGTGCGCTCGAGCGACACCGCGGCGGTCGTCGGCACGATCGTCGTCGCGTGCATCGACATGAAGACGATGCGCGCGCAGCCGATCCCCGACAAATACCGGGCGCTCTTCGAGAAGCACCTCGTCGCCGAGAGCTGAGCGGGATGGCGACGCGCGAGACGATCGAGGCGGTGCTCGCGGGCGCGGTGGAGCGCGCGAGGGCGTGCGGCGAGGGCGAGCCCGCGACGTACATCCCCGAGCTCGCGAACGCGCCGCTCGATGCGCTCAGCGCCGCGATCACGCTGCGCGACGGCAGCATCGTGCGCGCGGGTGACGACGAGCATCGGTTCACGTTCCAGAGCTCGGCGAAGCTCGTGTTGCTCGCCGGTCTGCTCGAGGAGCGCGGCGAGGACGAGGTGTTCCGCATCGTCGGGCGCGAGCCGAGCGGAGGAGGGTTCGCGTCGCTCGCGCGGCTCGAGACACACGGGCCGATCCCCGCGAACCCGCTCATCAACCCGGGCGCGATCGCGCTCGCATCGATCCTCGAGGGCCACCTCGAGGATCGGCTCGCGTGGATCGAGCGATGGGCCGAGCGCCTCTACGGCGACGCGCTCCCGATCCAGCAGCGCGTGCTCGCGTCGGAGCGACGCACCGGCGATCGCAACCGGAGCATCGCGCACTTCCTCAAGGCGAGCGGCGTGATCGACGGCGACGTCGACGAGGTGCTCGAGGTCTACTTCGCGCTCTGCTCGATCGAGGGGAGCGTCGTCGAGGCATCGCGGCTCGCTGCGATCCTCGCGACCGGCGGGCTCGCGCCACGGAGCGGTGAGCGCGTGCTCTCGCAGCGAACGGCGAGCACCGTCGTGTCGATCATGGCGACCTGCGGGATGTACGACGAGTCGGGCGCGTACCTGTGCGCGACCGGTCTGCCCGCGAAGAGCGGCGTCAGCGGCGTGATCGTCGCGGTGGCGACCGGGCGCGGCGGGATCGCGGTCGCGAGCCCGCGCCTCAACAAGAAGGGCGGCAGCGTGCGCGGCCACCTCGTGCTGCGCGAGATCTCGCGCGAGCTCGGCTGGCACTTCGCTCTGCCAGATTGAAGCGCTCAGGCGGCGCGGGCGCGCGGTCGGTCGAGCAGCCGCGCGATCACCGCCGCGATCGCGTGAGGCTTCGCGCTTCGCGCGAGCACGGCGTCGCAGCCGCGCGAGCGCGCGAGCTCGAGCACGTCGTCGGTCACCGCGTGCGTGATCGCGACGATCGCGAGATCGCGCGTCCGCGGATGCGCGCGCAGCGCGGTCGCGAGCTGCAGCGGGTCGCAGCCTTCCATCGCCAGGTCGACGATGACGCCGCGTGGGCGCAGCTCCGCCGCCATGCAGAGCGCTCGCTCCAGGCTCCCCTCGAGCACCGTGTCGATCCCGGCACGGTGCAGCGCTTCGCCCCATCCCCCGCGATCCGCGCCGTCGTTGCCGACGACGAGGACGCGGCGCTTCGTCTGGATCGCGCCCACGAACATCGCTCATCGCCCCGCACCATCGGGATGACAAACGACGCCGTCTCCGGGCGCGGCTCACGTCCCGCGGCGATGCATCTCGGCGATCGACGCACCGAGCTGCGCGTGCCACGCGGCGGCGAGCTCCGGCGTCCACTCGGGGTCGAGCTCACCGGCGACGTCGAGGAACACGCGGAGCCAGATCGCATAGAGGTCGTGATCGATGTCGAGCCCGCGCGGGCCGTGCAGGAGCGCGAGCCGGCGCATCGCGATCTCGCCGAGCGCGCTGCCGCGCTGATACGCGAGCAGCATCGAGATGCCGTGCTCGAGCAGGTCGCGCTGACGCGCGAGATCGGTCCCCGCGAAGAGCCGAGGGACGCGGCGATCGGCGACGAAGAGCTGCTCGTAGAAGCGATGCGCGAACCCGCGCTCGCGCAGGCGCCGGAAGCTGTCGAGGGTCGTGTCCATGAACGCGGACGCAACTACGCACGCGTCCGCGGCGCGCCACGGTTCGGCGACGGTATCGTCCGTGGACCTCCGGCCCGTGCGGAGGGCTCGACGATGCCGCTGGGCAACAGATCTCTCTTGCCGATCGCTAACGTTAGCGATCCGGAACAGATCTCTGTTGCCCAGCGGCTACCGTTGGCGTCCCGGGACAGATCTCTCTTGCCCGACGCGTGACGTTGGCGATCGCGAAGAGATCTTCGCTGCCCGACGCGTGACGTCGGCGTTCCGCGACAGCGCGCGGCTGCCCGGGCGCTGACGATGGCGCTCCCCGAGAGCGCGCTGTTCGTCAGCTCTCGCGGTCGCCCATCAGGTCGTCGAACGCGGCGTCGATGTCGTCGTTCGCGAGGGCGGGCGCGGGAGCGGCCGGGGCAGGGCGCGTCAGCGCGACGATGCGGTCGTTCACGTGTCGGAACGTCGCGTCACGCTTGCGGACCTTCTCGTAGTAGTAGAGCGCTTCCTTCGGGTCGTGGAGCAGCTCGTACGCGCGGCCGAGCTCGTAGTAGAGCCCGAGCTCTTCGCGATCGGTCTTGTTCTCGGCGTAGAGGCCCTTCTTGAAGCTCGAGATCGCCTCCGCGACCTCGCCCTTCTCGAGGTTGCACAGGCCGATCATCGTGTGCGCGATGCACTGCTTCTGCGGGTTCACGAGGCAGAGCTGGAACTCCGCGATCGCGTCCTGCAGGAGGCCCATCTCCTTGTAGGCGATGCCGAGATCGAAGTGCGTCTCGGTGTCCTCGAGCCCGACCTGTTGCTCGACGCCCTTCTTGAACTGCGCGAACACCTGCTCGACGTCGAGCACGTCGCTGCCGAGATCGCGCGACTGCTGCTCGGCCTCACCGAGATCTTCCGCCAGGCGCTCGGCCAGCTGGAAGCTGTTGTCGGCCTCGGGCGCGACCGAGCGCGCCGGCGCGGACGCGGCCTGCTGCGCGGCGAGCTCCTCGATCTCCGCGAGCTTGTCGGCGATCAGGCGATTGCGCGGGTGCGCCGCGTGCGAGTCGCGCAGCATCGCCATCGCCTCGTCGTAGAGGCCCTGCGCGACGAAGAAGTCCG includes:
- a CDS encoding L-histidine N(alpha)-methyltransferase, which codes for MQPALDVRGLIRPRRDDEFFGEVIAGLGSQPKTVPSKWLWDERGARLHERVRDTPDHYLARAERSLLDAHGHEISRELGPRSLLVDVAPRDASRVRALLDRLEEPVAYVPLDPSTTRLEELARALRRDHRGLEIAPLVAGHALPRSTDLRERIARIDEGNATVWLGDARIGEIAPHDAVSMLARAALLAGSRGRVLVSFDLKKPKRVIEAAYLDRSGANAAFHRNVLVRINREIGATFDVTRFSFRAPYDPIRGRVEMRLVSECAQHVLVGGCEIALAKGEWIVGGHAYKYDAAELTSLVRRAGLEIVRSWTDPGRRMSLCLLAARGGGHARA
- a CDS encoding DnaJ domain-containing protein encodes the protein MTDGLGLPKPLAEMSDRELDEELQRRRRLRAAARRPEAPITDAERQMLARFERQTAREESGGEPSSWVAQAAERVDLARHYAALELKPGATLAQVETAYKALVAKYDPQKHAGDPERHRAATQLVQELGRSYAMLVERLRR
- a CDS encoding PilZ domain-containing protein, encoding MSKKPEAESDDQRTSERVTINKEFESFDAFIQEYVTNISRSGVFVKSKQPLPVGTRVNLKFTVIMDDIETIEGIGEVVRVQHDPSGMGVVFRELSQYSQHLIERLLTSPMTGGGGNESA
- a CDS encoding Rne/Rng family ribonuclease is translated as MAQNTIVISVDVGETRVALIENGILAEIYVERERDRSPVGNIYLGKVTRVLPGMQAAFVDVGLDRAAFLHVEDVIPQADFEKLVGDKDNGHDDDEEEGSSEGGAKDKQKSKKDERLSRKTPIRDVLKEGQHIVVQVSKGPISTKGARVTSHVSLPGRFVVYMPTIDHVGVSKRIGNDKERKRLREVIDGVKPPHGGLIVRTVAAGLTKGGLKADVGYLVKTWEGIADKQKSARKAPQLLYSELDIILRTARDLLTEDVGKIVIDDREEYLRLMQFVEAFMPERAGDIELYSGSDPIFDEFGIEDEIARSLSRKVPLPSGGYLIIDQAEALTAIDVNTGRFTGKGKDVEETILQTNLEAAKEIPYQLRFRNLGGLIVLDFIDMERSSHRDKVYKALVAALKNDKAKTTVVRISELGLVEMTRKRTRESLGRTLYEPCFYCDGTGQLQSKTTICHEILRQIRREKDSLPGFKVVVNAHPAVVDAMQREQKDALVKASARYARQIVMQARKDYHLEQFDLSGS
- a CDS encoding CarD family transcriptional regulator, with the translated sequence MGDKAVYPARGVAEVVSIEEKDIAGNRQRFYVLRLLDTDHKIMVPVLNAQNIGLRKPISDKEIKEIFRILKVKEVPFDNQTWNRRYRGFMDKIKTGSVFDVAEVLRDLSRLRANKALSFGERQMLEKARGLIVKEIAVARGKSEDKVRLEIEAIFGPS
- a CDS encoding thioesterase family protein; protein product: MPPAISELDGDTAIEPIGPLHEGRSRFATTLTDRWSIGTAPNGGYLAVVAARALGAVLPHPDPFSASTHFLSPARPGPAEIAVEIVRAGKGHSTGEARLFQEGREVLRMIATFGDLGALDASAPTAVTSAPPELPPIESCERSRPAPSVASIGERLDIAIAPGTLSWLSGAHNERAELAGWVRLRDGRAPDALSLLFFADAFPPPVLNLSVVRTPWVPTLELTVHVRARPAPGWLRASFRTRALMHGYLEEDGEIWDEQGTLVAMSRQLARVQRF
- a CDS encoding acyl-CoA thioesterase, coding for MTFKTSMRVRFGDEDHARIVYYPKFFHFFHVAFEDFFDRQGMPYRDCLDEGVGWPAVHAEADYRRPVRFGDDLDFEVSVTSLSKRSATFRYVGTVRSSDTAAVVGTIVVACIDMKTMRAQPIPDKYRALFEKHLVAES
- the glsA gene encoding glutaminase A; amino-acid sequence: MATRETIEAVLAGAVERARACGEGEPATYIPELANAPLDALSAAITLRDGSIVRAGDDEHRFTFQSSAKLVLLAGLLEERGEDEVFRIVGREPSGGGFASLARLETHGPIPANPLINPGAIALASILEGHLEDRLAWIERWAERLYGDALPIQQRVLASERRTGDRNRSIAHFLKASGVIDGDVDEVLEVYFALCSIEGSVVEASRLAAILATGGLAPRSGERVLSQRTASTVVSIMATCGMYDESGAYLCATGLPAKSGVSGVIVAVATGRGGIAVASPRLNKKGGSVRGHLVLREISRELGWHFALPD
- a CDS encoding response regulator; this translates as MGAIQTKRRVLVVGNDGADRGGWGEALHRAGIDTVLEGSLERALCMAAELRPRGVIVDLAMEGCDPLQLATALRAHPRTRDLAIVAITHAVTDDVLELARSRGCDAVLARSAKPHAIAAVIARLLDRPRARAA